A genome region from Anopheles stephensi strain Indian chromosome 2, UCI_ANSTEP_V1.0, whole genome shotgun sequence includes the following:
- the LOC118506992 gene encoding uncharacterized protein LOC118506992 yields the protein MHSKMPRQSREATRAKANNRERRRMGKINTTLDSLRKILNLSSNTSQTVTLDKVLQTLKVLLPPRAGSETGESDVDEQTVFYEVLTPQTPMDQTNESETIDHPRRTILHGVICRNRTNDVNTVQSNTDSLSLFACMPHASPEQ from the exons ATGCACAGCAAGATGCCTAGACAGTCGAGAGAAG CCACTCGCGCTAAAGCCAACAATCGCGAGCGAAGGCGTATGggtaaaataaacacaactTTGGATTCACTACGAAAAATACTCAATTTAAGCTCCAACACCTCACAGACAGTTACATTGGA TAAAGTGTTACAGACGCTGAAGGTATTGTTGCCGCCAAGGGCTGGTTCTGAGACGGGGGAAAGCGATGTTGATGAACAAACTGTTTTCTACGAAGTTTTAACCCCACAAACTCCAATGGATCAGACAAATGAATCTGAGACAATCGACCACCCAAGAAGAACAATCCTGCACGGTGTGATATGCCGGAACCGAACAAACGATGTGAACACCGTTCAATCAAACACTGATTCGCTTTCGCTGTTTGCTTGCATGCCACATGCTTCCCCTGAGCAATAA